A part of Candidatus Electrothrix aestuarii genomic DNA contains:
- a CDS encoding lysophospholipid acyltransferase family protein codes for MSSSDFLYKASLAVVPRLYVSLTACWFGTCPVQIRGQENLQKVLEQGAAVVPFWHYSVFYMLYHLRQYPGVAMVSASKDGEYIARVAELLGFETVRGSANRFGVRALKGMVDHVKQGKNAGIVADGSQGPALKMQPGAIMLAAKSGSPIMPIVWATKRYKAFNSWDHSVLPIPFSPIILQYGDLIYVEPKLNAEKIEAYRLQVEEAMNRMYQELWQEFGRDGHV; via the coding sequence GTGAGTTCTTCTGATTTTCTTTATAAAGCTTCTCTTGCTGTTGTTCCAAGGCTCTATGTCTCTCTGACAGCGTGTTGGTTCGGTACCTGCCCGGTACAGATTCGGGGGCAGGAAAATTTGCAGAAGGTGCTGGAGCAGGGTGCTGCGGTGGTGCCATTCTGGCATTATTCGGTTTTTTACATGCTCTACCATCTGCGGCAATATCCTGGTGTTGCAATGGTCAGTGCCAGCAAGGACGGCGAATATATAGCCAGGGTGGCTGAACTTCTGGGTTTTGAGACAGTGCGTGGCTCCGCCAATCGTTTCGGGGTCAGGGCCTTGAAGGGCATGGTGGATCATGTGAAACAGGGAAAGAATGCTGGAATCGTGGCTGACGGTTCCCAAGGGCCAGCTCTCAAGATGCAGCCTGGTGCCATCATGCTGGCGGCAAAATCCGGCTCGCCAATTATGCCCATAGTCTGGGCGACAAAACGCTATAAGGCCTTTAATTCCTGGGATCATTCTGTTCTTCCCATACCTTTTAGTCCCATTATTCTGCAATACGGTGATTTGATATACGTCGAGCCCAAACTGAACGCCGAGAAGATAGAGGCATATCGGTTACAGGTGGAGGAGGCCATGAATCGCATGTACCAGGAGCTTTGGCAGGAGTTTGGGCGGGACGGACATGTGTGA
- a CDS encoding helix-turn-helix domain-containing protein yields MSTRKNIKKYKNNFAAAWERIKKETDINNFNELGEVIGKTQPSISARKKAGDFPIEWAYLVAKEYHLSTEWILAGEGAKGTSVPDEYGDYLSSVAGEKQIHELAEPTEKYEDILPSEEERERFLNLLRAWLLVLEEADPKRIYWFECAFEDSFPEFKEWKKTLE; encoded by the coding sequence ATGTCAACAAGGAAAAATATAAAAAAATATAAAAATAATTTTGCGGCGGCATGGGAGCGCATAAAGAAAGAGACAGATATAAATAATTTTAATGAATTGGGGGAGGTGATCGGGAAAACACAACCGAGTATATCTGCGCGAAAAAAAGCAGGGGATTTTCCCATAGAATGGGCTTACTTGGTTGCCAAGGAATATCATCTTTCCACAGAGTGGATCCTTGCAGGTGAAGGCGCGAAAGGTACTTCAGTGCCTGATGAATATGGAGATTATCTCAGCTCTGTTGCTGGAGAAAAACAGATCCATGAACTTGCTGAGCCAACCGAAAAATATGAGGATATTCTGCCCAGCGAGGAGGAACGGGAGAGATTCCTGAATCTTTTGCGGGCCTGGTTGTTGGTGCTGGAAGAGGCTGATCCCAAAAGAATATATTGGTTCGAGTGTGCCTTTGAAGATAGCTTTCCTGAATTTAAAGAGTGGAAAAAAACGCTTGAGTGA
- a CDS encoding 2-dehydropantoate 2-reductase produces MRILIYGGGAVGLGLAACLLKMGGQVDILARENTRKRLQEGGLRQIGIFGEYHAEPQAFVCVSSIGELSGTPYDYILVSTKSFDSPAVAQELAGCPVLLHEQTAIVLVQNGWGNAEIFTEHFPADRIFNARVITGFCRPQANQVEITAHVQPIHIGSLFGTELGAIELLCQQINQGGIPCAAAPDIARDLWAKMLFNCALNPLGAIFNVPYGALAEQENSRQIMDEVIREVFAVMEAAGYSTHWASAEEYLEAFYGTIVPLAAKHRSSTLQDIQAGKKTEIDALSGAVIRLGEKFGVAVPYNTMLYNMIRFMEQK; encoded by the coding sequence GTGCGAATATTGATTTACGGCGGTGGCGCGGTTGGCCTTGGTCTTGCAGCCTGTCTGCTCAAGATGGGGGGACAGGTTGATATCCTGGCCAGGGAAAACACCCGGAAACGTCTGCAAGAGGGGGGATTACGACAGATCGGTATTTTTGGGGAGTATCATGCTGAGCCCCAGGCCTTTGTCTGTGTTTCCAGTATTGGTGAATTGTCAGGGACGCCCTACGACTACATCCTTGTTTCGACCAAGTCCTTTGATTCACCCGCTGTGGCCCAGGAACTCGCAGGGTGTCCTGTCTTGCTGCATGAGCAGACCGCGATTGTCTTGGTGCAGAACGGTTGGGGCAATGCAGAGATTTTTACTGAGCATTTTCCGGCTGATCGTATTTTCAATGCACGGGTGATCACTGGTTTTTGCAGGCCGCAGGCAAATCAGGTGGAAATCACCGCCCATGTGCAGCCCATCCATATCGGGAGCCTGTTCGGTACTGAGCTGGGTGCCATAGAGTTGCTCTGTCAACAGATCAACCAGGGCGGCATTCCCTGTGCGGCTGCCCCGGATATCGCCCGCGACCTCTGGGCCAAGATGCTGTTTAACTGTGCCCTGAACCCCCTGGGTGCGATTTTTAATGTGCCCTATGGTGCCTTGGCAGAGCAGGAGAACTCCCGTCAAATTATGGATGAGGTCATCCGCGAGGTGTTTGCGGTGATGGAGGCGGCAGGCTACAGCACCCACTGGGCCAGTGCCGAGGAGTATCTGGAGGCCTTTTACGGGACTATCGTTCCGCTGGCAGCCAAGCATCGCTCGTCCACCTTGCAGGATATCCAGGCTGGTAAGAAAACCGAGATTGATGCCCTGAGCGGGGCGGTGATTCGCTTGGGGGAAAAGTTTGGGGTTGCGGTGCCCTATAATACCATGCTTTATAATATGATCAGGTTTATGGAGCAGAAATGA